One genomic window of Aliiroseovarius sp. M344 includes the following:
- the glnA gene encoding type I glutamate--ammonia ligase: MSVKDVLKQIKEDDIAYVDIRFTDVRGKLQHVTVDCDLVDEDFLEEGFMFDGSSIEGWKSIENSDMKLMPDTTTTYIDPFYAEKTLCVHCSVVEPDTGEKYGRDPRGTAEKAEAYLKASGIGDVAYMGPEAEFFLFDDVRFSNTMNKVSFEVDAVDAAWNSDTEYEMGNTGHRPGVKGGYFPVNPIDDAQDLRSEMLTTMKQLGMKTDKHHHEVASCQHELGLIFDSLTKQADELQKYKYVIHNVAHAYGKTATFMPKPIAGDNGTGMHVNMSIWKDGKPLFAGDKYADLSQEAIWFIGGILKHAKTLNAFTNPSTNSYKRLIPGFEAPVLRAYSARNRSGCVRIPWTESPKAKRVEARFPDPAANPYLCFAALLMAGLDGIKNKIDPGPAQDKNLYDLPAEELEGIETVCASLREALDSLAADHDFLLAGDVFTKDQIEGYLDLKWEEVYAYEHTPHPIEYQMYYSC, encoded by the coding sequence ATGAGCGTTAAAGACGTACTCAAACAAATCAAGGAAGACGACATCGCCTATGTCGACATCCGCTTCACCGACGTGCGCGGCAAGCTGCAGCACGTCACTGTGGATTGCGACCTTGTCGACGAAGATTTCCTGGAAGAAGGCTTTATGTTCGACGGCTCGTCGATCGAAGGCTGGAAGTCGATTGAAAACTCGGACATGAAACTCATGCCCGACACGACCACGACCTATATCGACCCGTTCTACGCGGAAAAAACGCTCTGCGTGCATTGCTCAGTCGTTGAGCCCGACACCGGCGAGAAGTATGGCCGCGACCCACGTGGCACAGCCGAAAAAGCCGAAGCTTACCTGAAAGCATCTGGCATCGGTGATGTGGCTTACATGGGCCCGGAAGCTGAGTTCTTCCTGTTTGACGACGTGCGCTTTTCAAACACCATGAACAAAGTGTCGTTCGAAGTGGACGCGGTTGACGCGGCGTGGAACTCGGACACCGAATACGAAATGGGCAACACCGGGCACCGTCCGGGCGTCAAAGGTGGTTACTTCCCTGTGAACCCGATTGACGACGCGCAAGACCTGCGGTCGGAAATGCTGACCACGATGAAACAGCTTGGCATGAAGACCGACAAGCATCACCACGAGGTGGCATCGTGCCAGCATGAGCTTGGCCTGATCTTCGACAGCCTGACCAAACAGGCCGACGAGTTGCAGAAATACAAGTACGTCATCCACAACGTGGCGCATGCCTATGGCAAGACCGCGACCTTCATGCCCAAGCCGATTGCCGGCGACAACGGCACCGGGATGCACGTGAACATGTCGATCTGGAAAGACGGCAAGCCGCTGTTTGCTGGCGACAAGTATGCCGATCTCAGCCAGGAGGCGATCTGGTTCATTGGCGGCATCCTGAAGCACGCCAAGACGCTGAACGCTTTCACCAACCCGTCGACCAACAGCTACAAGCGTCTGATCCCGGGTTTTGAAGCCCCTGTTCTGCGCGCCTATTCGGCCCGCAACCGGTCGGGATGTGTCCGTATTCCGTGGACCGAAAGCCCGAAAGCAAAACGCGTCGAAGCCCGCTTCCCCGATCCTGCGGCAAACCCTTATCTGTGTTTTGCAGCCCTTCTGATGGCTGGCCTTGACGGCATCAAGAACAAGATCGACCCGGGCCCCGCTCAGGACAAGAACCTCTATGATCTGCCGGCTGAAGAGCTGGAAGGCATCGAAACGGTCTGTGCATCGCTGCGCGAAGCACTGGACAGCCTTGCGGCCGATCACGACTTCCTGCTGGCCGGTGACGTGTTCACCAAGGATCAGATCGAAGGTTACCTGGATCTGAAATGGGAAGAGGTCTACGCCTATGAGCACACACCTCACCCGATTGAATACCAGATGTATTACAGCTGCTAA
- a CDS encoding P-II family nitrogen regulator, with the protein MKKIEAIIKPFKLDEVKEALQDIGVQGLSVIEVKGFGRQKGHTELYRGAEYVVDFLPKVKIEVVLPADQVDEAIEAIVEAAKTDKIGDGKIFVSPVEQAIRIRTGETGLDAI; encoded by the coding sequence ATGAAAAAGATCGAAGCCATCATCAAGCCGTTCAAGCTGGATGAAGTCAAAGAAGCCCTTCAGGACATCGGGGTGCAAGGCCTGTCGGTGATCGAAGTCAAAGGTTTTGGCCGTCAAAAAGGCCATACCGAGCTTTACCGGGGCGCCGAATATGTCGTCGACTTCCTGCCCAAAGTGAAGATCGAAGTGGTTCTGCCTGCTGATCAGGTGGACGAAGCCATTGAGGCGATCGTTGAAGCCGCCAAAACAGACAAAATCGGCGACGGCAAGATTTTCGTCAGCCCCGTCGAACAAGCCATCCGCATTCGTACCGGTGAAACCGGTTTGGACGCGATCTGA